In Venenivibrio stagnispumantis, a single window of DNA contains:
- a CDS encoding efflux RND transporter permease subunit translates to MNQNLITFVLKRPHFVLSVLFALTILGIIGFFNIKQKLFPDADRPQIAVVVIEHGASAKDMADNVANPIERRLYTIDRVRRVFSTSKDEVAVITAEFDYDKDLGEAATDVANELSKIKSQLPKDIEDPQIYKISSATPPAIVLSVYPKDKSIDLADVRQIAENQIKNEILKLSSVANVDVFGGYQKEVFIEIDKDKLNEHNLSLPFVLYKIKETNADLPIGFIINQNGEFLLKSLNKATTLEQLKNIQITKDIKLSDIAKIKYDYYENNSLYYGNGKPAIALAVQRQPTGDTLRTIDEVKSIIPKLQKEFPELGFEITDSQEKIIRLSNLNMIEALRDAIIMTAIVIFFFLSNLRQMIIAGLSIPFVYGITIAIMWLLGMEFNIVTLTGIILALGMLVDDAVVVLENIERHLYELKEPTKEAVINGTKEVVFAVLSGTIATSVVLIPLLFVGDYPQYIFRPLAGTLLIAVIISFFVSITFIPLIAPYLLKKDNSKNKLESVVYRISEAIITPLKNLYVTAVSFVFKRKFLARPYFVFIIMMFIVSLKIILPTIGREIMPPMDTGIVKGDIVADSNLSIYQVEDIVKKISEMLKNDKRVEMVSIAVGSEPGVFTMGSGKTTQNISITIHYVDRFHRKEDIWSIERELSKKIREIPNIKYVSIYDYGATPLSTVRANLDVMVSGDDLKTLDKIANNIMEKTYQVKGIKSVSRSWDYDKITYNLKIDYALASFYGITPFDVASQLSTKIRGSVISFYNIPNEKSLNVRVVYNKENRDSLLDLDSYYITTPKGNIPLSAVAKIEKNIEPTVITREGLNYTVDILGYREKAAISHIMESFKEVMEKSKVKLPPGYEISQEGDVKEMMDSMGRMLKAIGIGIILLFFALVPPFRSFSAPIAVIFAVPLSVIGASWAILIMGYHQSMPGLMGIVLLAGIITKNSILLIDFINDALSKGKDIETAILDSIKIRTRPVLMTAFGTSVGMIPIALGWALGLERLAPLGAVAIGGLIIGTFLTLIYVPLLYYFFYKIKSKFGFAGG, encoded by the coding sequence ATGAATCAAAATTTAATAACTTTTGTATTAAAAAGACCTCACTTTGTCCTTTCTGTATTATTTGCATTAACTATTCTTGGAATAATAGGATTTTTTAATATCAAACAAAAACTTTTTCCGGATGCAGATAGACCTCAAATTGCAGTTGTAGTTATTGAACATGGTGCTTCTGCAAAAGATATGGCAGATAATGTAGCAAATCCAATAGAAAGAAGATTATATACAATAGATAGAGTAAGAAGAGTTTTTTCTACATCAAAAGATGAAGTGGCAGTTATTACAGCAGAGTTTGACTATGATAAAGATTTAGGGGAAGCGGCTACCGATGTTGCCAATGAATTATCTAAAATAAAATCTCAACTTCCGAAGGATATAGAAGACCCACAAATATATAAAATATCTTCTGCAACTCCACCGGCTATTGTTTTATCAGTTTATCCTAAAGATAAATCTATAGATTTAGCAGATGTTAGACAGATAGCAGAAAATCAAATAAAAAATGAGATTTTAAAATTAAGCTCTGTTGCAAATGTTGATGTTTTTGGTGGCTATCAAAAAGAAGTATTTATTGAGATAGATAAAGATAAACTAAATGAACATAATCTATCTTTACCTTTTGTGTTATATAAAATTAAAGAAACAAATGCAGATTTACCAATTGGATTTATAATAAATCAAAATGGAGAATTCCTTCTAAAATCTCTTAATAAAGCAACTACCCTTGAACAACTAAAAAATATTCAGATAACAAAAGATATAAAACTTTCGGATATTGCAAAAATAAAATATGATTATTATGAAAATAATTCTCTTTATTATGGTAATGGTAAACCGGCTATAGCCCTTGCAGTCCAAAGACAACCTACCGGAGATACTCTTAGAACAATTGATGAAGTAAAATCTATAATACCTAAGCTCCAAAAGGAATTTCCTGAGCTTGGATTTGAGATTACAGATTCACAGGAAAAGATAATCAGATTAAGTAATCTAAATATGATAGAGGCTTTAAGAGATGCTATCATAATGACAGCAATTGTCATATTTTTCTTCCTTTCAAATTTAAGACAGATGATTATTGCAGGTTTATCAATTCCTTTTGTTTATGGTATAACCATTGCAATAATGTGGCTTCTTGGAATGGAATTTAATATTGTAACACTTACCGGTATTATCTTAGCTTTGGGTATGCTTGTTGATGATGCTGTTGTTGTTTTAGAAAATATTGAGAGACATTTATATGAATTAAAAGAACCTACCAAAGAAGCAGTTATAAATGGAACAAAAGAAGTTGTGTTTGCAGTTTTATCCGGTACAATAGCCACATCTGTTGTTTTAATACCACTTTTATTTGTAGGTGATTATCCTCAATATATATTTAGACCTCTTGCAGGAACACTTTTAATTGCAGTTATCATATCTTTCTTTGTCTCTATAACATTTATTCCACTTATTGCTCCTTATTTACTGAAAAAAGATAACTCAAAAAATAAATTAGAAAGTGTTGTTTATAGAATATCTGAAGCAATAATAACACCTTTAAAAAATCTTTATGTAACTGCCGTTTCTTTTGTTTTTAAAAGAAAATTTCTGGCAAGACCTTATTTTGTATTTATCATTATGATGTTTATTGTTAGTTTAAAAATAATTTTACCAACAATTGGAAGAGAAATAATGCCTCCTATGGATACAGGAATAGTAAAAGGAGATATAGTTGCAGATAGTAATCTTTCTATATATCAGGTGGAAGATATAGTTAAAAAAATCTCTGAAATGCTTAAAAATGATAAAAGGGTTGAGATGGTATCAATAGCTGTTGGTTCAGAACCGGGTGTATTTACAATGGGCTCCGGTAAAACAACACAAAATATAAGCATTACAATCCATTATGTAGATAGATTCCACAGAAAAGAAGATATTTGGAGCATAGAAAGAGAACTATCAAAAAAAATAAGAGAAATTCCAAATATAAAATATGTTAGTATTTATGATTATGGTGCTACTCCTTTATCTACTGTAAGGGCAAATCTTGATGTTATGGTCAGCGGTGATGACTTAAAAACTCTTGATAAAATAGCAAATAACATTATGGAAAAAACATATCAAGTTAAAGGAATAAAATCTGTTTCAAGAAGTTGGGATTATGATAAAATTACATATAATCTGAAAATAGATTATGCTCTTGCTTCTTTTTATGGTATAACACCATTTGATGTAGCAAGCCAGTTAAGCACAAAAATTAGAGGTTCTGTTATATCCTTTTATAATATACCTAATGAAAAATCTCTTAATGTGAGGGTGGTATATAACAAAGAAAATAGAGATTCCTTACTTGATTTAGACTCATATTATATAACCACACCAAAAGGAAATATTCCTTTATCTGCAGTTGCTAAAATTGAAAAAAATATAGAGCCAACGGTAATCACAAGGGAAGGATTAAATTATACCGTTGATATCTTAGGATACAGAGAAAAAGCCGCTATATCTCATATAATGGAAAGTTTTAAAGAAGTTATGGAGAAATCAAAAGTGAAACTTCCACCGGGATATGAAATTTCTCAAGAAGGCGATGTTAAAGAGATGATGGATTCTATGGGTAGAATGTTAAAAGCCATAGGAATTGGTATAATTCTTTTATTCTTTGCTCTTGTTCCTCCATTTCGTTCTTTCTCTGCTCCTATTGCAGTTATATTTGCAGTTCCGCTTTCTGTTATCGGAGCATCCTGGGCTATACTTATAATGGGATATCATCAATCAATGCCGGGACTTATGGGTATTGTATTATTAGCCGGTATAATAACAAAAAACTCAATTCTTTTAATTGATTTTATAAATGATGCATTATCAAAAGGAAAAGATATAGAAACTGCCATATTGGATAGTATAAAAATTAGAACAAGACCTGTTTTAATGACTGCATTTGGAACTTCTGTTGGAATGATACCAATTGCCCTTGGATGGGCTCTCGGACTTGAAAGGCTTGCACCTCTTGGAGCGGTTGCAATAGGAGGATTAATTATAGGAACATTCTTAACCCTTATTTATGTTCCTCTTCTTTATTATTTCTTTTATAAAATAAAATCAAAATTCGGCTTTGCAGGAGGATAA
- a CDS encoding NAD(P)/FAD-dependent oxidoreductase: protein MKKKIVIIGAGFGGLRVLYNLEKYKDKFDFTVINKTDYSLERPALPEVAIEGKPVSKAQIKIKDYLEKKGINFKLGEVKEIKPERNEVIVDEEIIPYDYLIIATGSIKDYDSIKGYREYGYSVCDDKEASKLYERLKTFEGGNVVVGAARSYFGHVVEAPDLKAPCEGPVGEVMFMIDHRLRKEGKREKSSINVFTPGEIFFEDVGDNPRNTVGKFMEERGIKLHLNKELVEITDKEVIFKDGSSLPCDLAIIIAPYKAPDFIKESGLGDDMGWVPTDRTMKHIKYDNIYAVGDVNALAQPKLGHIAVMQADVASSAIEKQEGLTDEIKPFKPEVFCIMNMGGFEATLILSNALYENEYDIAWHSPIAKLMKISFDEEYYYAHGKLPPDFMIEISNYLIKKLFGGK, encoded by the coding sequence ATGAAGAAAAAAATAGTTATCATCGGTGCAGGATTTGGAGGATTAAGAGTCCTTTATAATTTGGAAAAATATAAGGACAAGTTTGATTTTACAGTGATTAATAAAACAGATTATTCTTTGGAGCGTCCGGCTTTACCTGAAGTTGCTATTGAGGGAAAACCTGTTTCTAAAGCACAGATAAAAATAAAAGATTATTTAGAAAAAAAAGGCATTAACTTTAAACTTGGAGAAGTTAAAGAAATAAAGCCAGAAAGAAATGAGGTTATAGTAGATGAAGAAATTATACCTTATGACTATTTAATTATTGCTACCGGTTCAATAAAAGATTATGATTCAATAAAAGGATACAGAGAATATGGATACTCTGTTTGTGATGATAAAGAGGCTTCAAAACTTTATGAAAGATTGAAAACCTTTGAAGGTGGTAATGTAGTTGTAGGTGCTGCAAGAAGTTATTTTGGTCATGTGGTAGAAGCACCTGATTTAAAAGCTCCCTGTGAAGGTCCTGTTGGAGAAGTTATGTTTATGATAGACCATAGATTAAGAAAAGAAGGTAAGAGAGAAAAAAGTAGTATAAATGTTTTTACTCCCGGAGAAATATTTTTTGAAGACGTTGGAGATAACCCCAGAAATACGGTAGGAAAATTCATGGAAGAAAGAGGCATAAAACTCCATCTAAATAAAGAACTTGTAGAAATTACAGATAAAGAAGTAATATTTAAAGATGGAAGTAGTTTACCTTGCGATTTAGCCATTATAATTGCACCATATAAAGCACCGGATTTTATAAAAGAATCCGGTCTTGGAGATGATATGGGATGGGTTCCTACAGATAGAACGATGAAACACATAAAATATGACAATATATATGCAGTTGGAGATGTTAATGCTTTAGCACAGCCAAAACTTGGACATATAGCAGTTATGCAAGCAGATGTTGCGTCCTCTGCAATAGAAAAACAAGAAGGATTAACAGATGAAATAAAGCCATTTAAACCGGAAGTATTTTGTATTATGAATATGGGTGGTTTTGAAGCAACATTAATTTTATCAAATGCTCTTTATGAAAATGAGTATGATATTGCATGGCATTCTCCGATAGCAAAATTGATGAAAATTAGTTTTGATGAAGAATATTATTATGCTCACGGTAAATTACCACCTGATTTTATGATAGAAATAAGTAATTATTTAATAAAAAAACTTTTTGGAGGTAAGTAA
- a CDS encoding carboxymuconolactone decarboxylase family protein produces MSNQMPTVEQILEMMAKKLGGKENIPEAIVYAKDVAPDIVQQIAMSSKQSVNDENSPFDPKTANLIYLAAALAMKDEECIKATLNAALTFGTTKEELLYVVKIVRHAANNGIIGAATPIFKALAENK; encoded by the coding sequence ATGTCAAATCAAATGCCAACTGTAGAACAGATTTTAGAAATGATGGCTAAAAAATTAGGAGGTAAAGAAAATATTCCGGAAGCGATAGTTTATGCAAAAGATGTTGCTCCTGATATTGTTCAGCAAATAGCCATGTCATCAAAACAAAGTGTAAATGATGAAAATTCACCATTTGACCCAAAAACTGCAAATTTAATATATTTAGCAGCTGCACTTGCAATGAAAGATGAGGAATGTATAAAAGCAACTTTAAATGCAGCATTAACATTTGGAACTACAAAAGAAGAGCTTTTATATGTAGTAAAAATTGTAAGACATGCTGCAAATAATGGAATAATCGGAGCAGCAACACCAATATTTAAAGCATTGGCTGAAAATAAATAA
- a CDS encoding MarC family protein gives METNILNEMKILLHFIISLLTILNPIEAAAIMLSLIPLSTPRRKIHSISLKASLTVLIASLLTIFVGNYIFKLFGIDIDSIKVIGGIVLLKIALDMALGKISETNHSEEKTEESKEIDDISIIPLGIPILFGPGVIATLIVFYEEVSTLLDLVLLIISIFISSLTVFYTLKNAVILNRFLGITGIKITARIMGLIVGAIASQFIISGVKALWNLY, from the coding sequence ATGGAAACAAATATTCTAAATGAAATGAAAATATTATTACATTTCATTATAAGCCTGCTTACAATTTTGAATCCAATAGAAGCAGCTGCTATAATGTTAAGTCTAATCCCTTTATCCACTCCAAGAAGAAAAATACATTCTATTAGTTTAAAAGCAAGTTTAACTGTATTAATAGCATCTTTATTAACTATTTTTGTAGGTAATTATATATTTAAACTTTTTGGTATTGATATTGACTCGATAAAAGTTATAGGTGGGATTGTTTTATTAAAAATTGCCTTAGATATGGCTTTGGGGAAAATTTCAGAAACAAATCATTCAGAAGAAAAAACAGAAGAGTCAAAAGAGATAGATGATATATCTATAATTCCTCTTGGAATACCTATATTATTTGGTCCAGGAGTTATTGCTACACTAATTGTATTTTATGAAGAAGTTTCAACATTATTAGATTTAGTATTGCTAATTATATCCATTTTTATTTCTTCATTAACAGTATTCTATACATTAAAAAATGCTGTAATTTTAAATAGATTTTTAGGGATAACTGGTATAAAAATTACTGCAAGGATTATGGGATTAATAGTTGGAGCAATCGCGTCTCAATTTATTATAAGTGGGGTAAAGGCTCTCTGGAATCTATATTAA
- the hemJ gene encoding protoporphyrinogen oxidase HemJ — protein sequence MVYIWIKAIHIIFVISWMAVLFYLPRLFVYHAENKDNDGFVKVVKIMEKKLFYVIGIPAFVITLITGIAMIILNPELFKSGGWLHAKLTAVALLIGFFIHNEIVRRRFEKDLCNKSGKFFRIYNEIPTILMIIIVILVIVKPF from the coding sequence ATGGTTTATATATGGATAAAAGCTATACATATTATATTTGTTATTTCATGGATGGCAGTTTTGTTTTATCTTCCAAGATTATTTGTTTATCATGCAGAAAATAAAGATAATGATGGTTTTGTAAAAGTAGTTAAAATAATGGAGAAAAAGTTATTTTATGTTATCGGCATACCGGCTTTTGTTATTACATTGATAACCGGCATAGCTATGATAATATTAAATCCGGAGCTTTTTAAATCAGGTGGCTGGTTACATGCAAAATTAACAGCAGTTGCTTTACTGATAGGATTTTTCATCCATAATGAGATAGTTAGAAGAAGATTTGAAAAAGATTTATGCAACAAATCCGGTAAATTTTTCAGAATATATAATGAAATACCAACAATACTTATGATTATAATTGTAATTTTAGTTATTGTAAAACCATTTTGA
- the nadC gene encoding carboxylating nicotinate-nucleotide diphosphorylase, translated as MLDRLFIREKIKQFLLEDIGYSDITTDNLKDKFIKAYILAKEDGILAGIDIAKEVFNVIDENINFKIMKKDGEFIKKGDIIGYLYGSGKSILKGERLSLNIIQRLSGIATNTNKYINLIKDTGVKILDTRKTTPGFRAFEKYAVKVGGGYNHRFALYDMVMIKDNHKVLAGGIKEAVNQIKEKISPMAKIEVEVNTLEELKEAMELDVDIIMLDNFDIEQVKEAVKINNKRKKLEVSGNITLQNIRDYAETGVDFISSGALVHSAKWLDISLKFL; from the coding sequence ATGCTTGATAGATTGTTTATTAGGGAAAAGATTAAACAATTCTTATTGGAAGATATAGGATATTCTGATATTACAACGGATAATCTGAAAGATAAATTCATAAAAGCATATATACTTGCAAAAGAAGATGGAATTTTAGCCGGTATAGATATAGCTAAAGAAGTTTTTAATGTAATAGATGAAAATATTAATTTCAAAATAATGAAAAAAGATGGGGAATTTATAAAAAAAGGTGATATAATCGGATATCTTTATGGAAGTGGAAAATCAATCTTAAAAGGAGAAAGATTATCATTAAATATAATCCAGAGATTATCCGGAATAGCAACAAATACAAATAAATATATAAATCTTATAAAAGATACGGGAGTAAAAATACTTGATACAAGAAAAACTACACCGGGATTTAGGGCTTTTGAAAAATATGCCGTTAAAGTAGGTGGAGGATACAACCATAGATTTGCTTTATATGATATGGTTATGATAAAAGATAATCATAAAGTTCTTGCCGGTGGAATAAAAGAAGCAGTAAATCAGATAAAAGAAAAAATATCACCGATGGCAAAAATAGAGGTAGAAGTAAATACCTTAGAAGAATTAAAAGAAGCTATGGAGCTTGATGTTGATATTATTATGCTTGATAATTTTGATATAGAGCAGGTAAAAGAAGCAGTAAAAATAAATAATAAAAGAAAAAAATTAGAAGTTTCCGGTAATATAACCCTACAAAATATAAGGGATTATGCAGAAACAGGAGTAGATTTTATATCTTCCGGTGCATTAGTCCATTCAGCAAAATGGCTTGATATTAGTTTAAAGTTTTTATGA
- the leuB gene encoding 3-isopropylmalate dehydrogenase, producing MKKHFKIAVLPGDGIGPEIIDAALKVLDVISKKYGITFEFEKALVGGAAIDAVGDPLPEETLKLCKESDAVLFGAVGGEKWDNLPTDKRPEKGLLRIRKELNLFANIRPAKAYDALLDASPLKQEIIKGVNLVVLRELTGDVYFGEPRGIEERNNERVGYNTMIYYEHEIKRIARLAFEIARGRRNKVTSVDKANVLEVSALWREVVNEVHNDYADVELEHMYVDNCAMQLIRRPRDFDVIVTGNIFGDIISDEAGALTGSLGMLPSASIGERYAFYEPIHGSAPDIAGKGIANPIATILSAAMMLELTCKLPEAARDIENAVEKVLEEGYRTADIWSVGTKRVNTQEMTEAIIKHL from the coding sequence ATGAAAAAGCATTTTAAAATAGCAGTTTTACCGGGAGATGGAATAGGTCCCGAAATAATTGATGCAGCTTTAAAAGTTTTAGATGTAATCTCTAAAAAATACGGCATAACATTTGAATTTGAAAAAGCATTGGTAGGTGGTGCTGCTATAGATGCAGTAGGAGACCCACTTCCTGAAGAAACATTAAAACTTTGTAAAGAAAGTGATGCTGTCTTATTTGGTGCTGTTGGTGGAGAAAAATGGGATAATTTACCTACAGATAAAAGACCGGAAAAAGGATTACTCAGAATTAGAAAAGAGTTAAATCTTTTTGCTAATATAAGACCTGCTAAAGCCTATGATGCACTTTTAGATGCTTCACCTCTTAAACAGGAAATAATAAAAGGTGTAAATCTTGTTGTTTTAAGAGAATTAACCGGAGATGTATATTTTGGAGAACCAAGAGGAATAGAAGAAAGAAACAATGAAAGAGTTGGATATAACACAATGATATATTATGAGCACGAAATAAAAAGAATAGCAAGACTTGCATTTGAGATAGCAAGAGGAAGAAGAAATAAAGTTACAAGTGTTGATAAAGCAAATGTTCTTGAAGTAAGTGCATTATGGAGAGAAGTAGTAAATGAAGTTCATAATGATTATGCTGATGTTGAGCTTGAACATATGTATGTAGATAACTGTGCTATGCAACTTATAAGAAGACCAAGAGATTTTGATGTAATAGTGACAGGAAATATTTTCGGAGATATAATATCCGATGAAGCAGGAGCTTTAACAGGAAGCCTTGGAATGCTCCCATCTGCAAGCATAGGAGAAAGATATGCATTTTACGAACCAATTCATGGTTCTGCACCGGATATAGCCGGAAAAGGAATAGCAAATCCAATAGCTACAATCTTATCTGCCGCAATGATGCTTGAATTAACATGTAAATTGCCAGAGGCAGCAAGAGATATAGAAAATGCAGTAGAAAAAGTTCTTGAAGAAGGTTATAGAACAGCAGATATATGGTCAGTTGGGACAAAAAGAGTAAATACTCAGGAAATGACAGAAGCAATAATTAAACATTTATGA
- a CDS encoding Yip1 family protein: protein MIKDILPFYLKPKELPDKINQIDIYSKDLFIKVVIPFALIPVIGYLIGFTILKGLYISSIDNFLKEYATNKELQDTVRYMQTLKNILVENNYSKIFIMLGITWIFEIIRPIILYSIVYFFAGSFGGDKDINKAFKVSVFSLIPMWIAGIFYMINSPITMIVMFLATFYAFYIIFLSSDKILNIPTENSKNFQFIIVLIIFYLIISGLIGMFETKLIKSLVLGI, encoded by the coding sequence ATGATTAAAGATATTTTGCCCTTTTATTTAAAACCGAAAGAATTACCGGATAAGATTAATCAGATAGATATATATTCAAAAGATTTATTTATAAAAGTAGTAATTCCATTTGCATTAATACCGGTAATTGGTTATTTAATAGGTTTTACAATATTAAAAGGGCTATATATATCTTCCATAGATAACTTTTTAAAAGAGTATGCAACAAATAAAGAGCTGCAAGATACAGTCCGATATATGCAAACATTAAAAAATATCCTTGTAGAAAACAATTACTCAAAAATATTTATTATGCTTGGAATAACTTGGATTTTTGAGATAATCAGGCCAATAATTTTATATTCAATAGTTTATTTCTTTGCAGGAAGCTTTGGAGGAGATAAAGATATAAATAAAGCCTTCAAAGTTTCTGTATTTTCTCTTATTCCTATGTGGATAGCAGGTATTTTTTATATGATAAATTCACCTATAACAATGATTGTTATGTTTTTAGCTACATTTTATGCTTTTTATATCATCTTCTTATCTTCCGATAAAATTTTAAACATTCCAACAGAAAACTCTAAAAATTTCCAATTTATTATCGTTCTGATTATCTTTTACCTCATCATAAGTGGTTTAATAGGTATGTTTGAAACTAAATTGATTAAATCCTTAGTTCTTGGTATTTAA
- a CDS encoding NADP-dependent isocitrate dehydrogenase, protein MATIVWTKIDEAPALATYSLLPIMRAYTKVANLNIELRDISLAGRIIAQFSDTNYLREDQKIPDELAYLGELVLRPEANIMKLPNISASLPQLKEAIAELQSQGYNLPDYPENPQTEEEKDIKARYDRCIGSVVNPVLRQGNSDRRLSRSVKEYAKKHPHKLEPVSENSKSHVAHMVAGDFYENEKSVTIQKDTKIRYEFVDKNGNVQVLKEVEVNAGDVVDGTFLDRAKLRDFYEKVIEDAKDNDILFSLHLKATMMKVSDPVMFGDAIRVYFKELFEKHGKELEEIGFNPNNGLADLENKMKKLPEDKQNAIKQTIAEIYEKRPRMYMVDSDNGITNLHMPNDVIVDASVPAVIKNGLKGWGPKGEVDDCVITIPDRSYARMYKEIVEDIKVNGQFDPTRIGTVQNVGLMAMKAEEYGSHDKTFFPPADGIMRIVDAEGNILIEHQVNAGDIYRSCITKDIAIRDWIKLAINRAKEAKMPIVFWLDRYRAHDRELIKKIKEELPKYDLSDVEWYIKSPEDAMKYTLKRFREGKDTISVTGNVLRDYLTDLFPIIEVGTSARSLSIVPLIAGGGVFETGAGGSAPKHVEQFLKESHLRWDSLGEFLAFVEALKLAYKQDGEKDKRLLILADTLDRAIEKYLENDKTPRRKAGQLDTRGSHFYLAMYWAEALANQKEDEEIAKKFAEVYQKLAENEQKILEEIAATEGKPADIGGWYHPDDVKAEKAMRPSATFNAIIDSI, encoded by the coding sequence ATGGCGACGATAGTTTGGACGAAAATTGATGAAGCTCCGGCACTTGCAACTTATTCTTTACTTCCAATTATGAGAGCTTACACAAAAGTTGCAAACCTAAACATAGAACTTAGAGATATTTCTTTAGCCGGTAGAATTATTGCCCAGTTTTCTGATACTAATTATTTGAGAGAAGACCAAAAAATTCCTGATGAACTTGCATATCTTGGAGAACTTGTATTAAGACCGGAAGCTAACATAATGAAACTTCCTAATATATCTGCATCTTTACCTCAGTTAAAAGAAGCAATTGCAGAACTTCAGTCTCAAGGATACAATTTACCTGATTATCCGGAAAATCCACAAACAGAAGAAGAAAAAGATATAAAAGCAAGATATGATAGATGTATCGGTTCTGTAGTTAACCCTGTTTTAAGACAAGGAAACTCTGACAGAAGATTATCAAGGTCTGTAAAAGAGTATGCTAAAAAACATCCTCACAAATTAGAACCGGTTTCAGAAAACTCAAAATCTCATGTTGCTCATATGGTTGCAGGAGATTTTTATGAAAATGAAAAATCTGTAACAATTCAAAAAGATACAAAAATAAGATATGAATTTGTTGATAAAAACGGAAATGTTCAAGTTTTAAAAGAAGTTGAAGTTAATGCAGGTGATGTAGTAGATGGAACTTTCTTAGATAGAGCAAAATTAAGAGATTTTTATGAAAAAGTAATAGAAGATGCAAAAGATAATGATATATTGTTCTCTTTACACCTTAAAGCTACAATGATGAAAGTTTCTGACCCTGTTATGTTTGGAGATGCTATTAGAGTTTATTTTAAAGAATTATTTGAAAAACACGGAAAGGAGCTTGAAGAGATAGGATTTAATCCAAACAATGGTCTTGCTGACCTTGAAAACAAAATGAAAAAACTTCCAGAAGATAAACAAAATGCAATAAAACAAACAATAGCAGAAATTTATGAAAAAAGACCAAGAATGTATATGGTTGATTCTGATAATGGCATAACAAACTTACATATGCCAAATGATGTTATTGTAGATGCATCTGTTCCTGCTGTTATAAAAAATGGATTAAAAGGATGGGGGCCAAAAGGTGAAGTAGATGATTGCGTTATCACAATACCTGACAGAAGCTATGCAAGAATGTATAAAGAGATAGTAGAAGATATAAAAGTAAATGGACAATTTGACCCTACAAGAATAGGAACGGTTCAAAATGTTGGACTTATGGCAATGAAAGCAGAAGAGTATGGTAGCCATGATAAAACATTCTTCCCTCCAGCAGATGGAATAATGAGAATTGTAGATGCAGAAGGAAATATTTTAATAGAGCACCAAGTAAATGCCGGAGATATTTACAGAAGTTGCATAACAAAAGATATAGCTATAAGAGACTGGATAAAACTTGCAATAAATAGAGCAAAAGAAGCAAAAATGCCAATAGTTTTCTGGCTTGATAGATACAGAGCCCATGATAGAGAATTAATCAAAAAAATAAAAGAAGAACTTCCAAAATATGATTTATCAGATGTAGAATGGTATATAAAATCTCCTGAAGATGCAATGAAATATACATTAAAAAGATTTAGAGAAGGTAAAGATACAATATCTGTAACAGGAAACGTATTGAGAGATTATTTAACAGATTTATTCCCAATAATAGAAGTTGGAACATCTGCAAGAAGTTTATCAATAGTTCCACTTATTGCAGGTGGTGGTGTATTTGAAACAGGAGCAGGTGGTAGTGCACCAAAGCATGTTGAACAATTCTTAAAAGAAAGCCATTTAAGATGGGATAGCCTTGGAGAGTTCTTAGCTTTTGTTGAAGCATTAAAACTTGCATACAAGCAGGACGGAGAAAAAGATAAAAGATTATTAATATTGGCAGATACTCTTGATAGAGCTATAGAAAAATACTTAGAAAATGATAAAACACCAAGAAGAAAAGCAGGACAGCTTGATACAAGAGGAAGCCATTTCTATTTAGCAATGTATTGGGCAGAAGCTCTTGCTAACCAAAAAGAAGATGAAGAGATTGCTAAAAAATTTGCTGAGGTTTATCAAAAATTAGCTGAAAATGAGCAAAAAATTCTTGAAGAAATAGCCGCAACAGAAGGTAAACCTGCAGATATAGGTGGGTGGTATCATCCGGATGATGTAAAAGCAGAAAAAGCAATGAGACCAAGTGCAACATTTAATGCAATTATAGATTCTATTTAA